The following coding sequences lie in one Musa acuminata AAA Group cultivar baxijiao chromosome BXJ1-8, Cavendish_Baxijiao_AAA, whole genome shotgun sequence genomic window:
- the LOC135588841 gene encoding GDP-mannose transporter GONST1-like: protein MCIGFCNIYFYIYRSMAGLKSFRDAEIDLEDGKVEKDRDNILCSYKPTKLRNQALLSGLAYCISSCSMILVNKFVLSGYDFSAGISLMLYQNFVSVIVVSILSSSGVISTEPLTWKLIKVWLPVNVIFVGMLITSMFSLKYINVAMVTVLKNVTNVITALGETYLFMKHHDRKVWTALFLMIISAISGGATDLSFHAIGYAWQIINCFLTASYSLTLRRVMDTAKQATKSGNLNEFSMVLLNNTLSLPLGLLLIFVFNEVDYLCKVPLLKMPMFWLVITSSGFLGLAISFTSMWFLHQTGATTYSLVGSLNKIPLSISGIILFKVPTSMENFLSILFGLLAGVCFAKAKMR, encoded by the exons ATGTGTATTGGCTTTTGCAATatctacttttatatatataggtCGATGGCCGGATTAAAATCTTTTCGTGATGCTGAGATAGACTTGGAAGATGGTAAAGTTGAGAAAGATAGGGATAATATTTTATGCAGCTACAAACCTACAAAGCTACGTAATCAAGCTCTTCTTTCTGGTCTGGCATACTGTATATCATCATGCAGCATGATACTTGTAAACAAATTCGTGCTGTCAGGCTATGATTTTAGTGCTGGTATATCGTTAATGCTTTACCAG AATTTTGTTTCAGTAATTGTAGTTTCCATTTTGAGTTCATCAGGTGTAATATCAACAGAACCTCTCACATGGAAACTAATCAAAGTCTGGTTGCCGGTGAATGTTATATTTGTTGGGATGCTTATCACAAGCATGTTTAG CTTAAAATACATCAATGTTGCCATGGTAACAGTTCTTAAGAATGTCACCAATGTCATTACTGCTCTAGGGGAAACATATCTTTTCATGAAGCATCATGACAGAAAAGTGTGGACAGCCCTGTTCCTAATG ATAATTTCTGCGATTTCTGGAGGGGCAACCGATCTCTCCTTCCATGCAATTGGCTATGCATGGCAGATCATAAATTGTTTTCTGACGGCATCATATTCG TTAACACTACGTCGAGTCATGGATACTGCAAAGCAAGCCACTAAATCTGGGAACTTGAATGAATTTTCGATGGTTTTGCTCAATAACACTCTTTCTCTGCCTTTGGGACTTCTGCTTATATTTGTTTTCAATGAAGTGGACTACCTCTGTAAAGT GCCACTTTTGAAGATGCCTATGTTCTGGTTGGTGATAACTTCAAGTGGTTTTTTAGGTCTTGCTATCAGCTTTACCTCAATGTGGTTTCTTCATCAGACGGGTGCAACTACATATAG CCTTGTAGGATCACTCAATAAGATCCCTCTTTCGATTTCTGGTATCATTCTCTTCAAAGTTCCAACCAGCATGGAGAATTTCTTGAGCATTCTTTTTG GCCTCTTAGCAGGCGTATGTTTTGCAAAAGCAAAAATGCGGTAG